The sequence AGTATTAAAACATTTTTTGATGACAGTTCATGTGTTGCTTTCTGGTAGTGCAAGCTAATGACGATTGATCTGCATTTTTAGGCGTCTCTTACATGTGAATCGACAATTTTTAATGAAACATGGTCCATAGTTTTGATAATTATCTTTCAAAAGACAATAATATTTCTCTATTGCATGTCAATACCCTTAATATAGGTTTAAAGTCAAATCATGTTTGTAATCCGGTGAGTATTTTATACTGTGGAATGTTATCCTCTACCTACCCTTATAATTGAACAACCATCATCAGATTAACTAAGAAGCTACTAATGATACTCAATCAACTTCATGACAGCTAGCATTTCCATTAAGACACATTCAAAGAGGTTACCAAGGTTTAAAACCCCGCGGTAGTACTATAAATACACGAAGAATAGTTATCTTCATCATTATCACTACCACTACTATCATTTCAATTCATTGCATTGCTCAACTAGGAGTTTTTTTTAGTCAACTCCTTGAGCATCAAACAGTCATGGCTAATACTCTAAAGTATCTGTCAGTTTtggttcttgtttttcttgtcatACAATCAGCTAATGGGCAAGGTCTGAAATTGGGTTTCTATGCGAAGTCATGCCCCAAGGCAGAGTCCATTATTCACAAAACAGTCGCTTCATATGTTTCCTACAATCCTACTTTCCCTGCTGCGTTATTGAGGATGCATTTCCATGATTGTTTTGTCAGGGTATGCATTGATGTTTTAGCTCGATGATTTATTTGTTGCTAATTTCAATTATAGGAATACTgagttttatttttgttaatataTATACAGGGTTGTGATGGTTCTGTTCTGCTTAACTCGACAAGCACAAACCAAACCGAGAAAGCCGCAATTCCTAATTTATCTCTAAGAGGCTTCAGTATTATCGACGCTGCAAAGGCAGCAGTCGAAAAAGTGTGCCCAGGAGTTGTTTCATGTGCTGACATTCTAGCATTGTCTGCAAGAGATTCAGTAGCTATGGTAACTAATCTACTAATTAATTTATTaataatgtatatatatatatatatatatgcatcgtCTAAATTAACATTCATCAACTAATCTATACAGATCAAAGGACCATGGTGGAATGTACCCACCGGTAGACGGGATGGGAGAGTATCGACTATTGGAGATGCTTTTATCCATCTGCCACCACCATTCTTCAATGTCACTCAATTGAAGGCATCATTTGCATCGAAAGGATTGAATGCAAAAGACCTTGCAGTCTTATCAGGTATTTTATACATAACTTTACAAATAACTTGGTGGCGTAAACTCTGAAACCCGTATTCATTAAATTTTATTTGTATCCATGTATCAACAGGTGGACATACAATTGGTATCGCCAACTGTGCAGGCTTTTCACAAAGGTTGTACAACTTCACCGGCAAAGGAGATACCGACCCAACATTGGACAGCGAATATGTACCACGATTGAAGAGCAAATGTAAGCCAAACGATTTCGTGACTAACGCAGAGATGGATCCAGGAAGTTTCAAAACATTCGATTCAAGTTACTATAAGCTTGTTGCCAAGAGAAGGGGATTATTTACATCTGATGCAGCTCTTCTTGACGACGCTGAGACTAAAGCTTATGTTAGGAGTCAAGCAAGAAACAATGGACCCACTTTCTTCAAGGATTTTGCAGTGTCTATGGAAAAAATGAATACCATTGAAGTTCTCAGTGGTAATGCTGGTGAGATCAGGAAGCACTGTGCTTTTATCAACTAATAAGTAGCAGATTTGTGACTCCATATATGATAATGTTGTGTGATTTGATTCATTTCTTTTTGTTGTAATTTGAATTGTAATTATTTCTACCGTATTGTGTATGATAttgctttaatttgattttagatGAGTAATAGTCttcacattttttattttttttcgcaAAGATGATTGTTGATTTATTCCATACACGACATTACATTTCATACATCAGTATCATACGCACCCAGTGAATCACTTTATTTAGGGGGTGCAAAaagtccggaaccgcggatttcatccatatccgtccgtaaaattgcACACAGTGCGGTTGCGGTTGCGATTGTCCtttgaaaaccgcggattacccgcaccgtTGGGTAGTAAAGTAAAAccttattattgaagcccataACTCGAACACCTTCATCGCTGCCAGGGAGGTGGGCAAATAGAAAGAAGTAAAGTCTTCTTGGTCCATATACTCCTAGTTCTATCATCCAATATATATAAGTGAACCTTGCAATTTTTCTGACTTGTTCCTA comes from Papaver somniferum cultivar HN1 chromosome 7, ASM357369v1, whole genome shotgun sequence and encodes:
- the LOC113300614 gene encoding peroxidase 27-like — protein: MANTLKYLSVLVLVFLVIQSANGQGLKLGFYAKSCPKAESIIHKTVASYVSYNPTFPAALLRMHFHDCFVRGCDGSVLLNSTSTNQTEKAAIPNLSLRGFSIIDAAKAAVEKVCPGVVSCADILALSARDSVAMIKGPWWNVPTGRRDGRVSTIGDAFIHLPPPFFNVTQLKASFASKGLNAKDLAVLSGGHTIGIANCAGFSQRLYNFTGKGDTDPTLDSEYVPRLKSKCKPNDFVTNAEMDPGSFKTFDSSYYKLVAKRRGLFTSDAALLDDAETKAYVRSQARNNGPTFFKDFAVSMEKMNTIEVLSGNAGEIRKHCAFIN